Genomic DNA from uncultured Acetobacterium sp.:
AGCTATGTTTGCGGAGATTTGCCAGAAGATCAGAGTGTGTTATCAATTATGGCAGTGGATCAGCAAGAAACCATAGTGAAGCTCAAAGAGGTCATCATGAGCCTGGCTATTGCCCCAGCGGTTAATGTTGAGTGTTATCCGGATGACGAACATGAAGGTTATTATTTTATTGAAATCACCAGTTGTGAAGCCTCGGTGAAGAATGCCATCATCGACATGAAAACCCATTATGCAGCAACCAGTGTAGTGGCCTTTGGTAACGATGCAAGGAATTCAGCCATGCTGGCGGTGGCTGATTTTCCCTACGTGGTTGAAAATACAGCGGATGAAGTAAAAGCGATGCCCTGGATACCCATTGGCAGCAATGACAGCGATGCAGTGGTCAAGACCATCGGTCGACATTTTTATGTCAAACCTTTTTAATTGATGTAATGATGACCGTTTGCAGAAAAAACCGATTTGACACCATATGTTGTATGTGTTAATATTAATATAACAAAATAAGATAGTAATGGTGCTGTGCCAATCGGTGCAGTTCAGGGGAAGCAGGTGCAAATCCGGCACGGTCCCGCCGCTGTAATGGGGAAATATTTGAATGAAAAAATAGGCAAGCCTGTGAATTTTCTGAAAAAGATCGACCCAAAGTCAGATTACCCGCCATAACTGTTTACGCCAGACTCTACGCGTGATAGAGGGTGTTTGAGCCAATGAATCATTATGCCTCTTGACCACGCCGTCGAGAGGTTTTTCAATGCCAAAAACAATAAAAATATCGAAAAAAGACAAATAGACCAGCAGGAAAGAAGGCAAATAACAGAATATGATTATTAAAATCAAAAAACGCGACGGACGAGAAGCTCCTTTTAACATTGAAAAAATTGCCAATGCCATTTTCAAGGCGGCTAACGAACTCGGCGGGCAAAATTACCAGACTGCCATGGATCTGGCCGAAAAAGTTGCCATCTATATCGAACAGGAAATGAATACCAACACACCGACAGTAGAAGAAATTCAAGATGCGGTTGAAAAAATTCTGATCGAAACCGGACACGCCAAAACCGCTAAACAATATATTCTCTACCGGGCCGAACGAACCCGAATCCGGGAAATGGATACCCGGCTAATGAAAATATACGAGGATCTTACCTTCAAAGAGGCTAAAGATAACGATGTGAAGCGGGAAAATGCTAATATCGACGGGGATACCGCCATGGGCACCATGCTCAAATATGGTTCGGAGGGGGCCAAACAGTTTTATGAAATGTTTGTTCTGAAACCGGAACATTCAAAAGCCCATAAAGAGGGAGAAATTCATATTCATGATATGGATTTTTTAACGCTGACGACCACCTGCTGCCAGATTGATTTAGAAAAACTATTTAAGAATGGCTTTAGCACCGGTCATGGACATCTGAGAGAACCCAATGATATTCAAAGCTATTCGGCCCTGGCCTGTATCGCCATTCAGTCCAATCAAAATGATCAGCACGGCGGACAGAGCATTCCCAACTTTGAGTATGCCATGGTCCCAGGCGTAAAAAAAACCTACATCAGACTTTACCGTGAAAACCTGTCAAAGGCATTAACCTTATTGACGGATACGAAAAATGCTTTGGTTAAAGTTAAAGCCATTGGTGAAGAGATTGAAAAGAAACAGGGGTTGATTCCTGAATTAAATCATTCAAAACGGTATCAAGAAGCGGAAGCGAAAAATTTAGCCCAATGGATTAATGATGAGAACATGATTGAGCGGGTTCAAACCTTTGCCATGGAAAACGCTGAACGGGAAATTGATCGTAGTGTCTATCAGTCAATGGAAGCCTTTGTCCATAACCTGAACACCATGCATAGCCGGGCTGGGGCTCAAATTCCCTTCAGTTCCATTAACTACGGCATGGATACTTCTATTGAAGGTCGATTGGTGATCAAAAATCTACTGCTGGCCACCGAAGCCGGATTGGGAAATGGCGAAACCCCGATATTTCCGATTCATATTTTTAAGGTTAAAGAAGGGGTGAACTATAATTCTTGGGATCCCAATTACGATTTGTTTAAGCTGGCCTGCCGAGTCAGCGCCAAACGGCTGTTTCCCAACTTTTCCTTCCAGGATGCCCCCTATAATCTGAAGTATTATCAAGCGGGTCAACCGGAAACAGAAATAGCTTACATGGGTTGCCGAACTCGGGTGATCGGGAATGTCCATGACACCGATCGGGAAATTACCTATGGTCGAGGTAATCTGAGTTTTACAACCATCAATCTGCCCCGCATTGCCTTAAACAGCAAGGGAAATCGGGAACTATTTTTTGTGGAGTTGGATAGAAAAATTGATTTGGTCATCGACCAGCTGATGGAACGGTTTGAAATTCAGGCCCATAAAAAAGTGAAAAATTTTCCCTTTTTAATGGGGCAGGGAGTTTGGATGGACTCGGAGGATCTTACCGAAGAGATGGAAATCCGGGAAGTCTTAAAACATGGAACCTTGAGCATGGGCTTTATCGGACTGGCCGAATGTCTGACTGTTTTAACCGGAAAACACCATGGTGAAGCAGCAGAAGTGCAGGAACTGGGACTGGAAATTATTGGCCATATGCGAAAGCGAATGGACGAAACCAGTGCAAAATACCAGCTCAATTTCACCCTGCTGGGAACGCCGGCCGAAGGCACCGCCGGACGTTTTGTCAAGCTGGATAAAAAAGTGTTTGGTGATATCCCGGGAGTGACGGACCGAGAGTATTATACCAATTCTTTCCACATTCCGGTATACTATCAAACCAGCGCCTATGAAAAAATAAGGTTGGAAGCCCCCTATCATGAGCTCACTAACGCTGGACATATTACCTATGTGGAAATGGATGGGGACCCCTTGGACAATCTGGAAGCCTTTGAAAAAGTGGTCCGAGCCATGAAGGAAGCGGGCATTGGTTATGGATCCATCAACCACCCAGTGGATCGTGATCCGGTTTGCGGCTTTACCGGAATCATCGGCGACGAGTGTCCTAATTGCGGTCGTCAGGAAGGTGATGTTCGATTTGATCGCATCCGCCGTATTACCGGTTATCTGGTTGGTACCCTGGATCGCTTCAATGATGCCAAAAAAGCTGAAGAACGGGATCGGATCAAGCATTTCAACGCCAGCGAACAATTGGAGCAATTGTAATGAATGAAAAAGTAAGAATCGCCGGCGTCGTCAAGGAATCTATTGTGGATGGTCCGGGAATCCGTTTTGTGGTTTTTGCTCAAGGCTGTTTACATCATTGTGACGGCTGCCACAATCCGGCGACTCACGATTTTAATAAGGGCAACCTGATTGAAATTGAAACAATTATCAATGAAATGAAAAGGAATCCGCTGCTGGATGGCATCACCCTCAGTGGCGGGGAACCCTTTGAACAGCCGGAAGCCTTTGGAGAACTGGCCAGACGTTCGAAAGCCCTGGGTTATCACGTGATGACCTATACCGGCTACACCTACGAAATTTTGATGGAGAAAAAAGATGAGCAGAGGCTGCGGCTGCTGGAAAATACCGATCTGCTGGTGGATGGGAAGTTTGAAGCTGAGCAAAAGAGCCTGATGCTAAAATTCAGAGGATCGAAAAATCAACGAATCATTGATTTGAACAAATCCCGGCGGGAAAATAGATTGGCGCTTAGCGAAATCAGCTAGAAAATAAAGAATAATCAAAAAAAGCAATCGCCTCTTATGCGGTTGCTTTTTTTGGTTCGGCATGACGCCAATCCGTTGCGAAAATCAATGGATATTATTTTTCTTGAATAATCACCACTGCGTTATAGACAATGGTTCTTTTTCCGTTGAGATCAAATAAAACTTTGTTACCATATTCGGTGTCTTCGATGTCGACTTTCCCATCATATTCAGCTAATAATGTGCCGCTTTGAGAATAAACGGATATGTGACGATCTAGACCTCCGACCCATTCTGATTGCGTTGTTTTTATATCGCGTCCCATAGATTCGCACCCTGTAAATATTAACAGAGACATTAACAACAAAATACCAAAATATATTTTCTTAGACTTGTTCATTTCTTTTGCCTCCATGATTTTTTAGCTTTATAATCGCATATCGTTTTAATTTAATCAATCACTTTATCAAAAAAATAGTGGTCAGAAAAAACATGGCGACTGGGTTCGGTACGCTTAATTCTAAATTATCCAATTTATCAGACACTGACTGTAAAATTGAGTTTTGTCGAGAACGTATAAGGACAATGGTTCGGTGTTGTTGGAGTCACTGGACAATTCAGTTTTTTTACAGCATTTACTATTGCTGCCAAAGCAGATATAATAATTAAAAAGTAGAAAGAAGGTAATTCTTTATGTGTACAAGCCTCACCTTAACAACAACAAATCAGATCAATACACTTGCCAGAACCATGGATTTCGCTTTTTTATTAGATCCCGAGCTGATCTTTATTCCAAGGAAGTTTCCGTTGGTGTCTGAGGTGGATCAAATGGAAAGATCGGTCAAATATGCGATGATGGGAATCGGCCGAAATTTAGGCACTTATATTTTTGCCGATGGTCTTAATGAGACCGGTCTAGCCTGTGCCAGTTTATATTTTCCGGGCTACGCTGAGTACAACGATTCCGCTATTCCCGGAAAAACGAATCTTGCCCCTCATGAAATTGTCGGATGGCTGTTAACCAACTTTTCGACACTTGAAGAAGTGAAAAGCGCAATTCCTCAGTTGAATATTGTCAGTACACCGCTTAAGATTATGAATGTAATTACGCCACTGCACTGGATTATTACCGATAAAACCGGGAATACCATTGTGATTGAACCGATGAAGGATGGCATCATGATTCATGACAATCCCCTCGGTGTGATGACAAATAGCCCGGACTTCAATTGGCACCTAACCAACATTCGCAATTATATTGGTGTTTCACCAAATAAAACAGGTTCGATTCAGTTAAATGGCGTGACATTCAGTCCCTTTGGCGCTGGTGCGGGATCATTTGGTTTACCTGGGGATTTCACACCCCCTTCCCGATTTTTACGGGCGTTGTTTGGGCGAGAGGCCATCAATCCCATCAACAATGAAGAAGAGTGCATTAACGCCGCTTTTCATATTTTAGCATCGGTTGATATACCAAAAGGAAGCGTTATCACCGATGACGGAATTGATTTTACCCAATATACCGCATGCATGGTTTGTAATACCGGGACCTATTACTACAAAACCTACGATAATAACCAGATCGCCCGGGTTTGTCTTTTTAATGAAGATTTTGAAGCCAAAGATCCAAAGGTTTGGGATATACTCCAGAAACAGCAATACAATCAATTGAACTAAAAAAATCAAATACTTATGATAAGCATGGAACACAGAAGCTAGTGGATTTGATATATTTAGAAGTTTTAATTCTGATGAAATAGAAAAAGGGAAAAGAGATGGAATACGGATATATTTATGAAACCTCATTTGGTAAAATTGTTCTAACCGAGAATGGAATGGCCATTACTCGGCTGATTTTTAGCGAGGTATTGCCAGAAGGGGTCAACGGTATGGAAACACCTCTGATTAAAAAGGCGGTCCAGGAACTCCAGGAATATTTTTCCGGGACACGTCAGCGTTTCGATCTACCCCTATCCCCTCAGGGCACCGACTTTCAGCAAAAGGTTTGGAAAGCTCTTCAGGATATTCCCTACGGAGCCGTCTGTAGCTACAAGGACATCGCTCGGGCAATCGGTAATGAAAAAGCCTGCCGTGCCGTTGGTGGCGCCAATAACAAGAACCCGATTTCCATTATTATACCTTGTCATCGGGTGATTGGTGCTAATGGCAGTTTAGTGGGGTATGGTGGTGGACTTGAAATAAAAAAGCAGCTGCTGGCATTGGAACAAAAGTAAGTAAAAATGCGAGGGTTGATCGAAAGTGTCGCATAACCATATTTGAAAAAGCTGAAAGTCTAAAAATAGCGCCAAAAGATCAATGGACAACTTCCGATCTAAAATAATGAATTGCGTGAATTTAAGATGCATTAATGGGAAGGCTGAAGATCTGATTCCAGGAAAGAATCTTTTTAGAATTGGCACAAAACTTGCTTTTAATTTTATATAATGCTTAAAAAGTAATGTTAAAAAAGATTCTGGAGGTTTCAAGATGAAACGAGTTTTGATTGGTTGTGGTGTATTAAGAAAAGAAATTGAAGTATTTCTGAAAGATTCAGATATTGAATGTCGATGGCTTCAGGATAAGCTTCATAATGAGCCAGATAAACTTCATTTAGAAATTCAAAAGGCAATTGATGAAGAATCTGACGCGGATATAATATATCTCAGCTATGGATTGTGTGGAAAATCATTGGCTGGGGTTCAAGCACGGCAATGCCCGATTTTGATGCCGAGAGTGGAAGACTGTATTGAGATTATTTTAAATGGTCGTAAGGATATTGATGAATTGCGACGGACCTCTTATTTTGTATCTCAAGGTTGGCTATGGGGTGAAGATGGCATTGGCTATGAGCATGACCGAATGAAGGAAAAGTATGGTGAAAAAAAGGCTATGCGCATCGCTAAAGTAATGTTTAAAAATTATAAATATTTGTTATTTATACGAACCGGCGTAGAAACCGATGAAGATAAACAAAAATGCGATCTAATGGCTGAAAAACTTGGTTTAGGTGTTCACGAAGCCCAGGGAAACATCCATTTATTGGAAGCAATGATCAATAATGGAAATGATGAGCGGCTTATTTTGATTCAGCCGGGTGAGGCAATAAGCGAAGAGATGTTTCGGGTTTTTTAACAAAAAATTCACACGTGTAACAACCAAAGCCTTATCGGAGTCATCGTTGCGTGCCAGCTTGAACTCCAATTATGGCAATGGTTGTTTTTTGATTAATCGAAAAAATTGAGTGAGTTTTCCGAGCAAAAAGTTTACAATAAAAAAGTGTAATAAACAAGAGCATAAAATAAATCGAGGGGAGGCAGAAAATGAAACGAATCATCACCGAATATTTGAAACCCTTTTATGGTCGAATGGCTTTTGGGGTATTCTTTAAATTTACCGGTTCGATCATGGATTTAATTATTCCCTCGATTCTGGCCTATATTATCGATCAGGTGATTCCTTTAAATCAACAATTGCCAATTTTTTACTGGGGCGGCGTGATGGTGATCTGCGCCATTATCGGGATGGTTTTTAATATTATTGCCAATCGCATGGCGGCCCGGGTGGCCAGCGATGCCACCGAGGTGATTCGCCATGATCTGTTTGCCAAGGTGATGTATTTTTCCAATCACCAGATGGATTCCCTGACCAAACCGTCAGTGATTTCCCGATTAACATCGGATACCTATATCGTCCATCAAATGATTATCCGCGTCCAAAGACTGGGGGTTCGGGCGCCGATTATGCTGATTGGCGGCATCGTTGTCACCATGACCATGGACCCGGTTCTGGCAACGGTACTGATTGGGATTATGCCGATCATGGCAGTGATGATTACCCTGGTCTCTAAAAAAAGCATGCCGCTTTTCGCCGGGCTGCAACAGGCTTTTGACGGTTTTGTCAGAGTGGCCCGAGAAGATATCAACGGGATTCGGGTGATTAAGGCCTTATCAAAAACCGATTATGAGAAAAAACGCTTTGATGTCATTAATACCGATGTCGTTAACCGGGAGAAAAAAGCCCGAATGACAGTGGCAATGATTTCGCCAGCCATGAATATCTGTCTGAATCTGGGTTTGGTTTGTGTGGTGGTGGTTGGGGCTTATGGTGTCAATAATGGCACCTCCGAAGTAGGGATTATTCTGGCCTTTATGACGTATTTCACCATCATTCTCCACGCCGTTTTAGCCATTTCTAAATTATTTGAGATGTGGCCAAAAGCCACGGCTTCAGCCGATCGGATCATCCAGGCACTGGAGAGTGTCGATACTCTGGCAGTTCAGGAAGTGACCGAAGCTGTCAAAATGAATGAGACGGATGCCTTTGTGGCATTCCAGAATGTCATCTTTTCGTATAACAAAGAAGAACCTAATCTGAACAACATATCTTTTGCGTTGGCAAAAGGGGAGACGCTGGGAATTATCGGCGAAACCGGGGCAGGGAAAACGACGCTGTTAAATCTGCTGATGCGTCTTTATGATGCCGATGCGGGAACCATCACCATTGCTGGTCAGGATGTCAGATCGATGGATCCCCGGGAACTGCATAAAAAATTTGGGGTGGCCTTTCAGAACGATATGATTTTTGAAGCGACCATTGAAGAAAACATTGATTTAGGTAGAAATCTCTCAAAAGAGGCAATTACAAAGGCAATCATTTGTGCCGGGGCCAAAGAATTTGTGGATCAAAAAGCTGGTAAATCCGTCGAACAGCTGACCATTAAAGGGGCCAACCTCAGTGGCGGTCAAAAACAGCGGATTCTCGTTGCCAGAGCACTGGCAGCTGGCCCGGAGATACTGGTATTGGATGATGCATCAAGCGCGCTGGACTATAAAACTGACGCCACCTTTCGCAAAGCGATTAAAGAAAACTTTGAAGAAACCACGATTATTATCGTCGCCCAGCGGGTCAGTTCCATCAAACATGCCGATCATATTTTGGTGCTTGAAAATGGCCAGGCCATTGGTTTTGGAAAACATAAGCATCTGATGAAGTGCTGTGAAGTCTACCGGGAAATCAGTCATTCCCAGATGGGGGTATCCTGAGATGCGACGATCACAAAAATTCGAAAAACCGAAAAACCGCAAAGGTACCCTGATCCAATTATGGGGTTACTTGATGCGGTATAAATGGCGGTTGTTTGCTGCCATCGCTTTAACCATCGGGAGCAACCTGCTGGCGCTGGTGGGGCCATTGCTTTCGGGCTATGCCATTGATGCCATTGAACTGGGAACCGGTAAGGTCAATTTTAGTCAGGTGTTTTACTATGCCTTCTGGATGGTGGTGTTTTATATTGGCTCAGCTGGTCTGACCTACGTACTGGAAGTGCTGATGATTCGAGTCAGCCGTCAGGTTACCTACGCCATGCGTAAGGATGTCTTTAATAAGCTGCTGGATCTGCCGG
This window encodes:
- a CDS encoding anaerobic ribonucleoside triphosphate reductase — encoded protein: MIIKIKKRDGREAPFNIEKIANAIFKAANELGGQNYQTAMDLAEKVAIYIEQEMNTNTPTVEEIQDAVEKILIETGHAKTAKQYILYRAERTRIREMDTRLMKIYEDLTFKEAKDNDVKRENANIDGDTAMGTMLKYGSEGAKQFYEMFVLKPEHSKAHKEGEIHIHDMDFLTLTTTCCQIDLEKLFKNGFSTGHGHLREPNDIQSYSALACIAIQSNQNDQHGGQSIPNFEYAMVPGVKKTYIRLYRENLSKALTLLTDTKNALVKVKAIGEEIEKKQGLIPELNHSKRYQEAEAKNLAQWINDENMIERVQTFAMENAEREIDRSVYQSMEAFVHNLNTMHSRAGAQIPFSSINYGMDTSIEGRLVIKNLLLATEAGLGNGETPIFPIHIFKVKEGVNYNSWDPNYDLFKLACRVSAKRLFPNFSFQDAPYNLKYYQAGQPETEIAYMGCRTRVIGNVHDTDREITYGRGNLSFTTINLPRIALNSKGNRELFFVELDRKIDLVIDQLMERFEIQAHKKVKNFPFLMGQGVWMDSEDLTEEMEIREVLKHGTLSMGFIGLAECLTVLTGKHHGEAAEVQELGLEIIGHMRKRMDETSAKYQLNFTLLGTPAEGTAGRFVKLDKKVFGDIPGVTDREYYTNSFHIPVYYQTSAYEKIRLEAPYHELTNAGHITYVEMDGDPLDNLEAFEKVVRAMKEAGIGYGSINHPVDRDPVCGFTGIIGDECPNCGRQEGDVRFDRIRRITGYLVGTLDRFNDAKKAEERDRIKHFNASEQLEQL
- the nrdG gene encoding anaerobic ribonucleoside-triphosphate reductase activating protein, with amino-acid sequence MNEKVRIAGVVKESIVDGPGIRFVVFAQGCLHHCDGCHNPATHDFNKGNLIEIETIINEMKRNPLLDGITLSGGEPFEQPEAFGELARRSKALGYHVMTYTGYTYEILMEKKDEQRLRLLENTDLLVDGKFEAEQKSLMLKFRGSKNQRIIDLNKSRRENRLALSEIS
- a CDS encoding choloylglycine hydrolase family protein, whose amino-acid sequence is MCTSLTLTTTNQINTLARTMDFAFLLDPELIFIPRKFPLVSEVDQMERSVKYAMMGIGRNLGTYIFADGLNETGLACASLYFPGYAEYNDSAIPGKTNLAPHEIVGWLLTNFSTLEEVKSAIPQLNIVSTPLKIMNVITPLHWIITDKTGNTIVIEPMKDGIMIHDNPLGVMTNSPDFNWHLTNIRNYIGVSPNKTGSIQLNGVTFSPFGAGAGSFGLPGDFTPPSRFLRALFGREAINPINNEEECINAAFHILASVDIPKGSVITDDGIDFTQYTACMVCNTGTYYYKTYDNNQIARVCLFNEDFEAKDPKVWDILQKQQYNQLN
- a CDS encoding methylated-DNA--[protein]-cysteine S-methyltransferase, whose product is MEYGYIYETSFGKIVLTENGMAITRLIFSEVLPEGVNGMETPLIKKAVQELQEYFSGTRQRFDLPLSPQGTDFQQKVWKALQDIPYGAVCSYKDIARAIGNEKACRAVGGANNKNPISIIIPCHRVIGANGSLVGYGGGLEIKKQLLALEQK
- a CDS encoding DUF1638 domain-containing protein; this encodes MKRVLIGCGVLRKEIEVFLKDSDIECRWLQDKLHNEPDKLHLEIQKAIDEESDADIIYLSYGLCGKSLAGVQARQCPILMPRVEDCIEIILNGRKDIDELRRTSYFVSQGWLWGEDGIGYEHDRMKEKYGEKKAMRIAKVMFKNYKYLLFIRTGVETDEDKQKCDLMAEKLGLGVHEAQGNIHLLEAMINNGNDERLILIQPGEAISEEMFRVF
- a CDS encoding ABC transporter ATP-binding protein → MKRIITEYLKPFYGRMAFGVFFKFTGSIMDLIIPSILAYIIDQVIPLNQQLPIFYWGGVMVICAIIGMVFNIIANRMAARVASDATEVIRHDLFAKVMYFSNHQMDSLTKPSVISRLTSDTYIVHQMIIRVQRLGVRAPIMLIGGIVVTMTMDPVLATVLIGIMPIMAVMITLVSKKSMPLFAGLQQAFDGFVRVAREDINGIRVIKALSKTDYEKKRFDVINTDVVNREKKARMTVAMISPAMNICLNLGLVCVVVVGAYGVNNGTSEVGIILAFMTYFTIILHAVLAISKLFEMWPKATASADRIIQALESVDTLAVQEVTEAVKMNETDAFVAFQNVIFSYNKEEPNLNNISFALAKGETLGIIGETGAGKTTLLNLLMRLYDADAGTITIAGQDVRSMDPRELHKKFGVAFQNDMIFEATIEENIDLGRNLSKEAITKAIICAGAKEFVDQKAGKSVEQLTIKGANLSGGQKQRILVARALAAGPEILVLDDASSALDYKTDATFRKAIKENFEETTIIIVAQRVSSIKHADHILVLENGQAIGFGKHKHLMKCCEVYREISHSQMGVS